A region from the Clostridium beijerinckii genome encodes:
- a CDS encoding transposase has product MSKNRKTDKYRLIEKRGLGKFEEYKPWLKVHEFGSCGRVHRIVGWKNRRIYQLMSDLELYYFVLAQWDDNVIDIREQYPLLPLEETILRANEIGVNHPPMNSKKKTVMTTDFCKRKKING; this is encoded by the coding sequence ATGTCAAAAAATAGAAAGACTGATAAGTATAGACTTATAGAAAAAAGAGGTTTGGGAAAATTTGAAGAGTACAAACCGTGGTTGAAGGTTCATGAATTTGGTTCTTGTGGTAGAGTTCATAGAATTGTTGGTTGGAAGAATAGAAGGATATATCAACTGATGTCTGATTTAGAGCTATATTATTTTGTTCTAGCACAATGGGATGACAATGTGATTGATATTAGAGAGCAATATCCATTATTACCTTTAGAGGAAACCATATTAAGAGCTAATGAGATTGGAGTAAACCATCCTCCAATGAATAGTAAGAAAAAAACTGTAATGACAACAGACTTTTGTAAGCGTAAAAAAATTAACGGATAG